The genomic stretch AAAATTCTTCGGCTGAGAGCATTGATAAGTCGCGAGTGAATTGACAAACAATCGTCCTTTCAACCCCAAGACTCGCCAAAATACTCAGACGTTCCTCGATACCGATCAGCAATTTCACCGGATTCGGTAATCCACCAACCACCATCTGGGGATGGGGATCGAAAGTAACAACCGTCGAAAGTAATTTTGCTCGTTTCGCATTATCGAGCATTCCCTCAATCAGGTGCCGATGACCACGATGTAAGCCATCGAAGACGCCAATTGTCCCAACCGATGGAACTTTATCACAAGTGTAGCCATTTGGCCAATACAAAACTTTCATGGTACTACTACGACAGGATTCATTTCGTAACGTTTTACTACACAAATGTGATCGAACTGCCCGGCACTGAGCGCTTCAAACGCCATTTGCGGCGACACTGCCCTTTCGACGCTGATCTCACCGATTGCCGTCCGGCGCAATGCCGATAACGTAGCAACGGTATTCAGTTTCAGTCCAATATCACGTGCTAATGCGCGTATGTACGTTCCCTTTGAACAGACGACAGCAACTTCCACTTCAGGGGAATTCCATCGTAGTAATCGCAACTCGTGAATCGTAATCGGGCGAGGTGCGAGTTCAATCGGCTTCCCTTTTCTTGCTGCGACATACGCTTTCTTTCCATCGACTTTTATTGCCGAGAAGGATGGGGGCAATTGCATTTGCTCGCCAAGAAATTGCGGTAGCGCTGCATCTACCTCTGAGAGTTCAGGAACTCGGCCGGATCCAATTTCAGTTCCTGTGATATCATCGGTATCGGTGGCAATCCCAAACCGAATCGTTCCGAGATACTTTTTATCGGCAGCGCTCCAATCATCTATTCGACAGGTTGCCGCTCTGCCCAAAGCGATCAATAGCAGTCCGGTAGCAAAAGGATCAAGCGTTCCACAATGTCCAATGCGTTTTATTTTGAGTCGGGAACGCAAAAATGCTACAGCATCGAAGCTTGTCCATCCAACCGGTTTATCGATTGCGAGTAGTAAACCGTTCGCGTCAAGCAACGGGGTCTTCCTCAACGGGCGGTACATCATCAGATTGGATTTTATCCAAGATGCGGTCTATCCGTTCGGCACGTTCGCTCGAAGGGTCATACTTAAACAACAATTCTGGTACAGAACGCATCCGTAATTCGCGGGCAATCGCGGTGCGGTACTTTCCGGTGTGCCGTTTGAAATGCGCTTGCGCATTGGAAACATCAATAGGTGAACCAAATACGCTGTAAAAGACTTTTGCGACAGAATAGTCATGCGACAACTCGATATTGGCAATC from bacterium encodes the following:
- the truB gene encoding tRNA pseudouridine(55) synthase TruB, coding for MLDANGLLLAIDKPVGWTSFDAVAFLRSRLKIKRIGHCGTLDPFATGLLLIALGRAATCRIDDWSAADKKYLGTIRFGIATDTDDITGTEIGSGRVPELSEVDAALPQFLGEQMQLPPSFSAIKVDGKKAYVAARKGKPIELAPRPITIHELRLLRWNSPEVEVAVVCSKGTYIRALARDIGLKLNTVATLSALRRTAIGEISVERAVSPQMAFEALSAGQFDHICVVKRYEMNPVVVVP
- the rbfA gene encoding 30S ribosome-binding factor RbfA, yielding MAKTNSGVRQARVAGEIIRILSRTMERERSTELTGLVSIANIELSHDYSVAKVFYSVFGSPIDVSNAQAHFKRHTGKYRTAIARELRMRSVPELLFKYDPSSERAERIDRILDKIQSDDVPPVEEDPVA